GCAGTTTTCAAAATCGACCTCAAAGGACGATTTGTCTATATCGACGACCTGACCGAAGATATTCTTCATTGTCCGCGGGAGAACCTTTTCGGACGAGATATCAAAGGATTCCTGACCGAAGATTCTCATTCCACTCTCCGGACGATTTTTCAAAGATGCCGCCACTATGAGACTTTCTTCGAAGCGGTCGAACTTAATTTTGTCAATGCCCAGGGAGAGGGACAGCCGTACCAGGCAGTGATTTCGCTCAATTTTATTGCCGGTAATCCCGCCAATTATCAGGTGGTGCTTCTTCCGTTAGTGCGGATTCCGGCGGTCAGCACTGACGCCGACCTCTTTGCCGCTGTCCGCGAGAATATTTCCGATTCCATTGCGGCGACGGTCGCCAATATTGACTGGAAGGGCTTGACCGCCTCACTTTTGAAACATCCTGCCATCCTCCAGAATGGAATCTA
The Candidatus Zixiibacteriota bacterium genome window above contains:
- a CDS encoding PAS domain-containing protein, which codes for MNSPVTETRAIDRRLKRCAVFKIDLKGRFVYIDDLTEDILHCPRENLFGRDIKGFLTEDSHSTLRTIFQRCRHYETFFEAVELNFVNAQGEGQPYQAVISLNFIAGNPANYQVVLLPLVRIPAVSTDADLFAAVRENISDSIAATVANIDWKGLTASLLKHPAILQNGIYEFENNRLRLLGASSVEYSYKIDFGDIALSREEFETSRAAGENVKCTLVSIGEQEGPPLADLWYSLVCRGEKWGILRIITRGDYQRLDVELRNLARYLGNALYSFAI